From Aspergillus chevalieri M1 DNA, chromosome 4, nearly complete sequence, a single genomic window includes:
- a CDS encoding uncharacterized protein (COG:G;~EggNog:ENOG410PHIZ;~InterPro:IPR011701,IPR036259;~PFAM:PF07690;~TransMembrane:10 (i42-60o87-109i116-136o142-164i176-193o263-281i302-324o330-350i362-381o425-446i);~go_function: GO:0022857 - transmembrane transporter activity [Evidence IEA];~go_process: GO:0055085 - transmembrane transport [Evidence IEA]) produces the protein MVSKNVANAEVLPIEHKNGPWIRLLTFLQWYPKGMSNAEKKLVLKLDLSILTFGCLSFFTKYLDQQAITNAYVSGMKEDLHLTGNDINYITIAFWAAYCISMIPACYYLTRSRINIVLPTLEVGWGLFTFGCAWAQNLSTIYAMRVFVGICESCSFTGVIYVIGSWYKPKEIGRRVSLFFIASPLGTMFAGYLQTAAYTNLENVHGLEGWRGYIAFPDVPHHSKPRFLTEEEHILSNTRLAEFTSPSQLKVSRDILKRVLGRWHWYVFVSQWILIDQNFLPSSTPFSLYLKAKPNIYSVSRINTLPTIATAFSIVTALIAGVVVDRAANFWAPCVVATMPVLVGLILLVVWDVGEGGRLAGFILTGSEGAMSPLTMSWATVVMGNDAEERAIVTASMNAIGQAMSAWTQLLQYPAVDAPNFRKGFISNLATILAQLVVIAVIALLCRRGSHVHRG, from the exons ATGGTGTCGAAAAATGTTGCAAATGCTGAAGTCCTACCAATTGAGCATAAGAATGGGCCATGGATTCGCTTGCTTACATTTCTACAATGGTATCCGAAGGGTATGAGCAATGCAGAAAAAAAACTGGTCCTGAAGTTAGACCTTTCAATTTTGACATTTGGCTGTCTGTCATTTTTCACCAAATACCTCGACCAACAGGCCATCACCAATGCTTATGTTTC AGGGATGAAAGAGGACCTGCACCTAACAGGAAATGACATCAACTACATAACTATCGCCTTCTGGGCCGCCTACTGCATCTCCATGATTCCTGCCTGCTACTACCTCACCCGCAGCCGAATAAACATCGTCCTCCCCACGCTGGAAGTAGGATGGGGACTATTCACATTTGGCTGTGCCTGGGCACAAAACCTCAGCACCATCTACGCCATGCGCGTGTTCGTTGGAATTTGCGAGTCGTGTTCCTTTACAGGTGTCATCTACGTTATTGGATCATGGTATAAACCAAAAGAGATTGGACGCCGAGTTTCGCTTTTTTTTATTGCCTCGCCGCTGGGAACGATGTTTGCCGGGTATTTGCAGACAGCTGCTTATACCAATTTGGAGAATGTGCATGGGTTAGAGGGGTGGAG AGGGTACATCGCCTTTCCCGACGTCCCTCACCATAGCAAACCTCGCTTCCTAACTGAGGAAGAACACATCCTCTCCAACACGCGCCTAGCGGAATTCACAAGCCCAAGCCAACTAAAAGTCTCCCGGGACATTTTAAAACGCGTTCTCGGGCGCTGGCACTGGTACGTATTCGTCTCGCAATGGATCCTCATCGATCAAAATTTCCTCCCCTCTTCGACGCCATTTAGTCTGTATCTCAAGGCAAAGCCGAATATATACTCCGTGTCAAGGATCAACACGTTACCGACTATCGCGACGGCATTTTCGATTGTGACTGCGTTGATTGCGGGAGTGGTTGTTGATCGGGCTGCTAATTTTTGGGCTCCGTGTGTTGTGGCTACGATGCCGGTGCTTGTGGGGTTGATATTGCTGGTTGTGTGGGATGTTGGGGAAGGGGGGAGGCTGGCTGGGTTTATTCTGACTGGTTCTGAGGGTG CGATGAGTCCGTTAACGATGAGTTGGGCAACAGTGGTCATGGGCAACGACGCCGAAGAACGAGCCATCGTCACAGCCAGTATGAATGCAATCGGGCAGGCCATGTCGGCGTGGACTCAGTTACTGCAGTATCCAGCTGTTGATGCACCGAACTTTCGAAAAGGATTcatctcaaacttggcgactATATTGGCCCAGTTGGTAGTTATTGCAGTGATTGCGTTGTTGTGTCGGCGAGGTAGTCATGTACATAGGGGGTAG